The sequence CACGCTCGACATGGGCCACCAGGAGGGGGCAGACGCAGCTGTCGCCGCACACGTCTTCCCGCAGGACCAGGCGATCGGCGGCCTCGCGATGGTCGAGCCCGGCACAGGCCACGTCCGCGCGCTCGCCCAGTCGCGCCCGATGGGCAAGGACAAGGCGGCCGGCCAGACCTACCTCAACTACGTCGTCCCGCGGAAGTATGGCGACGCCAACGGCTTCCAGGCCGGCTCGACGTTCAAGGTGTTCGTCCTGGCTGCGGCCATCAACCAGGGCATCCCGCTCAGCACCTACATCAGCTCGCCCGAGAGCATGAACATCCCCGACGCCAACTTCGAGACCTGCGACGGGCCCTACGCCGGCGACGGCGAGGGGTGGACAGTCGGCAACTCCACCGGGTCGGGCAGCTACAACCTCTACACCGGCACCCAGGAGTCGGTGAACACCTTCTTCGCCCAGCTCGAGGAACAGACCGGGATGTGCGAGCCGCTGCAGCTCGCCAAGGACATGGGGGTCAAGGTTCCCAAGGCCCAGCAGGTCCCCTCGTGGGTGCTCGGGGTCTCCGACACCGACCCGCTGACGATGGCACAGGCCTACGCCACGTTCGCGGCCCGCGGCCTGCACTGCGACGCACTCCCGGTCACCCAGATCCGCGCCGCCGACACCAGCGTCGTCAAGGACTACGCCCCGGACTGCGAGCAGGTCATGCCCGGTCCCACGGCAGACGCGGTCAACGACATCCTGCGCGGAGTGATGGAGCCCGGTGGCTTCGGGCAGAACATCGCCCCTCCTCAGGTCTCCGCGGGCAAGACCGGGACCAACCAGCAGAACATGTCGGTGTGGTTCGTCGGCTACACGCCCCAGATCGCCACGGCCGCGATGGTGGCCGGGGCCAACTCGCTGGGCCACTGGGTGAGCCTCAACGGCCAGTCCGTCGGTGGCTCCTACATCGGCGAGGCGTTCGGTTCCACCGTCGCCGGCCCGATCTGGGGTGAGGCGATGGCCGCCATCTCCTCAGAGCTCGACTACGAGGACTTCCAGGAGCCTGCCGGCGACGCAGTCGCAGGAGTGCTCAACCCGGTCCCGGACGTCATCGGGATGACGCTGGAGGAGGCGGAGGCGGCCCTGACCGCTGCCGGCTTCACACCCTCGGTCGGTGGCTACACCACCTCCGAGCTCGACCAGGACCTCGTGGCCGCGACCGCCCCCGATGCCGGGACCGCGCTCGGGAGCGGGGACACGGTGACGATCCTCCAGTCGACCGGCGTCACGCCGCCGAAGCCCAAGGGCAACCGTGGTCGTGGTCGCGGCAACGGCAACGGCAACGGCAACGGCAACGACGACTGATCAGCCGAGCTGGCGGCGCACCTCTGCCGACACTGCACCACCGTCGGCACGACCCCTGACCTGCGGGGTCAGGACGCCCATCACCTTGCCCATCGCGCGCATGCCCTCGCCGGCTGCCCCGGTCTGCGCGATCGCGGCGGTGACGAGCTCGGCGATCTCCGACTCGTCGAGCGGAGCCGGGAGGTAGCCCGCGATGACCTCGCCCTCCGCCGCCTCCTTGGCTGCCATCTCGGCGCGGCCGCCGTCGGCGAACGCGGTGGCCGCCTCGCGGCGCCGCTTGGCCTCGGAGGAGAGCACCCCGATGATGTCGTCGTCGCTCAGCTCGCGCTGCTCCTTGCCGGCCACCTCGGCGTTGGTGATCGCGGTCAGCACCATCCTCAGCGTCGACGAGGTGATCTCGTCGCGCGACTTGATGGCGGCGGTGAGGTCGGCGCGCAGACGG comes from Nocardioides piscis and encodes:
- a CDS encoding transglycosylase domain-containing protein gives rise to the protein MSTARPSVLSHLAVMAGVAAILGMLVAGLAIPFAGVMGVAAKDVSEGVVKLPDELEAEELAQKTRIYDVDGDLIASLYDQNRINVGLKQISRKMVEAIVSIEDDRFYQHGALDIRGTLRAFVTNQASGSVQGGSSITQQMVKQTLLNQADTKAEAAAATDDTYARKIRELRYAIAFEKNYSKDWILERYLNIAYFGDGAYGVQSAARHYFSKNAKNLNYQQSATLAGLVKNPTGYDPTNSPERALARRNVVLDRMAKLNVIPTEQAEKMKERPLGLKIEKSPNGCQQSRAPFFCDYVVNYLMKDPSLGETTKDRRRLLQSGGLTIHTTLDMGHQEGADAAVAAHVFPQDQAIGGLAMVEPGTGHVRALAQSRPMGKDKAAGQTYLNYVVPRKYGDANGFQAGSTFKVFVLAAAINQGIPLSTYISSPESMNIPDANFETCDGPYAGDGEGWTVGNSTGSGSYNLYTGTQESVNTFFAQLEEQTGMCEPLQLAKDMGVKVPKAQQVPSWVLGVSDTDPLTMAQAYATFAARGLHCDALPVTQIRAADTSVVKDYAPDCEQVMPGPTADAVNDILRGVMEPGGFGQNIAPPQVSAGKTGTNQQNMSVWFVGYTPQIATAAMVAGANSLGHWVSLNGQSVGGSYIGEAFGSTVAGPIWGEAMAAISSELDYEDFQEPAGDAVAGVLNPVPDVIGMTLEEAEAALTAAGFTPSVGGYTTSELDQDLVAATAPDAGTALGSGDTVTILQSTGVTPPKPKGNRGRGRGNGNGNGNGNDD
- a CDS encoding GatB/YqeY domain-containing protein — translated: MSALKDRLRADLTAAIKSRDEITSSTLRMVLTAITNAEVAGKEQRELSDDDIIGVLSSEAKRRREAATAFADGGRAEMAAKEAAEGEVIAGYLPAPLDESEIAELVTAAIAQTGAAGEGMRAMGKVMGVLTPQVRGRADGGAVSAEVRRQLG